From the genome of Papaver somniferum cultivar HN1 chromosome 2, ASM357369v1, whole genome shotgun sequence, one region includes:
- the LOC113347259 gene encoding tubby-like F-box protein 8: protein MSFRSIVRDVRDGFGSLSSRSFEVRLPGHNRGKSQGSVHEIHDQPALVVQNGRWANLPPELLRDVIRRLEASESTWPSRKHVVACAAVCRTWREMCQENVKGPEFCGKLTFPVSLKQPGPRDGTIQCFIKRDKSNLTYHLFLCLSPALLVENGKFLLSAKRNRRTTCTEYVISMHADNISRSSSTYIGKLRSNFLGTKFLIFDTQPPHSGATVPHPGKTSRRFYSKKVSPKVPTGSYDIAQVTYELNVLGTRGPRRMHCTMHSIPASALDAGGIVPGQTELLPRALEESFGSIPFSKSIVDQSVDFSSARFSDIVGAHGGDDEEGKERPLVLRNKAPRWHEQLQCWCLNFRGRVTVASVKNFQLIAATQPAAGAPTPSQPAPPEHDKVILQFGKVGKDMFTMDYRYPLSAFQAFAICLSSFDTKLACE, encoded by the exons ATGTCGTTTCGAAGTATAGTGCGTGATGTTAGGGATGGGTTTGGGAGCTTATCCAGTCGTAGTTTTGAGGTGAGGTTGCCTGGACATAATAGGGGAAAATCTCAAGGTTCTGTCCATGAGATACACGATCAGCCTGCTTTGGTGGTTCAGAATGGACGTTGGGCTAATCTTCCACCAGAGTTACTTCGTGATGTTATTAGGAGGTTGGAGGCAAGTGAAAGCACATGGCCGTCTCGCAAACATGTAGTTGCATGTGCTGCTGTATGCAGAACATGGAGAGAAATGTGCCAAGAAAATGTTAAAGGTCCAGAGTTTTGTGGGAAGCTTACTTTTCCTGTGTCCCTAAAGCAG CCAGGGCCTCGTGATGGAACAATTCAGTGTTTTATTAAGCGGGACAAATCTAACTTAACTTATCACCTTTTTCTGTGCCTGAGTCCTG CATTGCTAGTTGAAAATGGAAAATTCCTTCTTTCTGCGAAAAGGAATCGACGAACTACTTGCACTGAGTATGTGATCTCAATGCATgctgataacatatcaagatcaagtAGCACCTACATTGGAAAACTGAG ATCCAACTTCCTTGGCACAAAATTCTTAATCTTTGACACGCAACCTCCACATAGTGGTGCCACTGTCCCCCATCCTGGAAAAACAAGTCGAAGATTCTACTCCAAGAAAGTGTCTCCTAAAGTTCCTACTGGTAGCTATGACATTGCTCAAGTCACTTACGAACTGAATGTACTTGGAACTCGTGGTCCTCGGAGGATGCATTGTACAATGCACTCCATTCCTGCATCAGCCCTAGATGCAGGTGGAATAGTCCCTGGCCAAACTGAACTCCTTCCACGGGCACTCGAAGAGTCATTTGGCAGCATCCCTTTCTCCAAGTCAATTGTTGACCAGTCAGTTGACTTCAGCAGTGCCCGTTTCTCAGACATTGTAGGTGCACATGGTGGCGATGACGAGGAAGGCAAAGAGAGACCTTTGGTTCTTCGAAACAAAGCTCCTAGATGGCACGAACAGTTGCAATGCTGGTGTTTGAACTTCCGCGGACGAGTAACGGTTGCTTCAGTTAAGAATTTCCAATTAATTGCTGCGACGCAGCCTGCAGCTGGTGCACCAACGCCATCACAGCCAGCCCCACCAGAACACGATAAGGTCATTCTCCAATTTGGTAAAGTCGGAAAGGATATGTTCACTATGGATTATCGTTATCCTCTCTCTGCGTTTCAGGCTTTTGCTATCTGTTTAAGCAGCTTCGACACCAAGTTGGCTTGTGAATAA